In Helicobacter bilis, a genomic segment contains:
- a CDS encoding pirin family protein — protein MLTLRKANERGHFNHGWLDTYHSFSFAGYYDERFMGFSALRVINEDRVEPSKGFGTHSHKDMEILTYVLSGTIAHKDSMGNEERVPSGEFQIMSAGSGITHSEFNLLDEPLHFYQIWIQPNELGIKPRYEQKAFDTSKGKTLILSPNAEQDSLKVYQDMRLWLYRDITNETFSFESGRKAYIQVVRGKLEIESSQTKPFIIETSDGVMCCSESSFILKGLDSNNEVLIFDLP, from the coding sequence ATGCTAACACTACGCAAAGCAAATGAACGGGGGCATTTTAATCACGGCTGGCTTGATACTTATCATAGCTTTTCTTTTGCAGGATATTATGATGAAAGGTTTATGGGTTTTAGCGCATTGCGTGTGATTAATGAAGACAGAGTAGAGCCGAGCAAGGGCTTTGGGACGCATTCGCATAAGGATATGGAGATTTTAACCTATGTGCTAAGTGGGACAATCGCGCATAAAGATAGTATGGGCAATGAAGAGCGTGTCCCAAGTGGGGAGTTTCAAATAATGAGTGCGGGCAGTGGCATTACGCATTCAGAATTTAATCTTTTAGACGAGCCGTTGCATTTTTATCAAATTTGGATTCAGCCAAATGAGCTAGGCATTAAGCCAAGATATGAGCAAAAAGCCTTTGACACAAGCAAGGGCAAAACACTTATTTTGTCCCCAAACGCTGAGCAAGATTCTCTAAAAGTGTATCAAGATATGCGATTATGGCTGTATAGGGATATTACCAACGAGACTTTTAGCTTTGAAAGTGGTCGCAAGGCGTATATCCAAGTGGTGCGTGGCAAACTAGAGATAGAATCTAGCCAAACCAAGCCCTTTATCATAGAAACAAGTGATGGTGTGATGTGCTGCTCTGAATCTAGCTTTATTCTCAAAGGCTTAGATTCTAATAATGAAGTGTTGATTTTTGATCTGCCTTAA
- the rny gene encoding ribonuclease Y: MTSIVLLSCGATAICVAFLTFFVARKFSYAKMLLCIEQNNAKIKALETEIEQLLHNKHVKMQEEEEQFNKKLAKRKNELEKIIQEHEESNKIINHAKQEVLRQKEEQAKILERCQEEKIKLSSLLQDYTALTKEEGKKILLKNLEDELIQERASLIRRYETEAKAEAKRKANYIIAQATTRFAGEFVSDRLVNNVRLVNDEMKGKIIGKEGRNIKAFEMVCGVNLIIDDTPNEISLSSFSLYRRALATRTLEILMQDGRIHPSRIEEVYEKVKAQAEEQLYQEGDEILLELGIGYVESELKKLIGKLKYRASFGQNALQHSLEVARLAGIIAGELGGNVKLARRAGLLHDIGKALTDEQGGSHVDLGADICLRYNEDSVVINAIYAHHGHEESKSIECSAVCTADALSAARPGARNEANESYINRVRDLEKIAMEKFGVKQAYAVYAGREIRVIVRADLVNDIESVVLSREIANEIKQQLQYPGEIKVNVIREMRAVAYA, encoded by the coding sequence ATGACTTCTATTGTTTTACTTTCATGCGGGGCGACCGCTATTTGTGTTGCATTTCTCACTTTCTTTGTTGCAAGGAAGTTTTCCTATGCCAAAATGCTTTTGTGTATTGAGCAAAATAATGCAAAAATTAAGGCATTAGAAACCGAAATAGAGCAGTTACTGCACAATAAACATGTAAAAATGCAAGAAGAAGAGGAACAATTCAATAAAAAACTTGCAAAGCGTAAGAATGAGCTTGAAAAAATAATACAAGAACATGAAGAAAGCAATAAGATAATAAATCATGCAAAACAGGAAGTATTAAGGCAAAAAGAGGAACAAGCAAAAATATTAGAGCGATGTCAAGAAGAAAAAATAAAGCTTTCATCTCTTTTGCAAGATTACACTGCTCTAACAAAAGAGGAAGGAAAAAAGATTCTATTAAAAAATCTAGAAGATGAGCTGATACAAGAGAGGGCTAGTCTTATCCGCCGCTATGAGACAGAGGCAAAGGCCGAAGCAAAACGCAAGGCAAACTATATTATCGCACAAGCGACTACGCGATTTGCCGGAGAGTTTGTCAGCGATAGATTGGTGAATAATGTGCGGTTAGTAAATGATGAGATGAAAGGCAAAATCATTGGCAAAGAGGGGCGAAACATTAAAGCCTTTGAGATGGTTTGCGGTGTGAATCTTATCATTGATGATACGCCTAATGAGATTTCACTTAGCTCATTTAGCCTTTATAGAAGGGCTTTAGCGACAAGGACACTTGAAATTCTCATGCAAGATGGCAGGATACACCCAAGTCGCATTGAAGAAGTGTATGAAAAAGTAAAGGCACAAGCAGAAGAGCAACTCTATCAAGAAGGCGATGAGATTCTATTGGAACTTGGTATAGGCTATGTGGAATCTGAGCTTAAAAAACTCATAGGAAAACTAAAATATCGTGCAAGTTTTGGGCAAAATGCTTTGCAGCATTCACTAGAAGTGGCACGACTAGCAGGGATTATAGCAGGTGAGTTAGGTGGCAATGTAAAACTTGCAAGAAGAGCGGGACTCCTGCATGATATTGGCAAAGCACTCACAGATGAACAAGGTGGTAGCCATGTGGATTTGGGTGCTGATATATGTTTAAGATATAATGAAGATTCTGTTGTAATTAATGCCATATACGCACATCACGGACACGAAGAGTCTAAAAGCATTGAATGCAGTGCAGTCTGCACGGCAGATGCATTAAGTGCGGCAAGACCGGGTGCTAGAAATGAAGCAAATGAGAGTTATATCAATCGTGTGAGAGATTTAGAAAAAATTGCTATGGAGAAATTTGGCGTAAAACAAGCCTATGCGGTATATGCAGGTAGAGAAATACGAGTAATTGTAAGAGCTGATTTAGTAAATGATATAGAGAGTGTTGTATTATCTAGAGAAATTGCAAATGAAATCAAACAGCAATTACAATATCCGGGCGAAATAAAGGTTAATGTAATACGAGAAATGCGCGCTGTGGCGTATGCATGA
- a CDS encoding 5-formyltetrahydrofolate cyclo-ligase, producing MKKNLIAKKHTESIDSKTEFRTKIKAKMQKRFCIYDKLCAKNIYTHITSYKKPKTYKIKRNNKLFYIQSKAKECNVLLYIPLSTEVNITHILAKLKQDKKYQVFVPKLEKTSFNMVKYRFPLVKTHWRLYEPKTCKIYKNILIDIAIVPVLGVDKNMKRIGFGKGMYDRFYETLKVRPYSIFVSRLRHISSKSLCEWHDIQADIYVSAYK from the coding sequence ATGAAAAAAAATCTCATAGCGAAAAAACATACAGAATCCATAGATTCAAAAACAGAATTTCGCACAAAAATAAAAGCAAAAATGCAAAAGAGATTCTGCATTTATGATAAGCTTTGTGCGAAAAATATATACACACACATAACAAGCTACAAAAAGCCAAAAACCTATAAGATAAAACGCAATAATAAACTTTTCTATATACAATCAAAAGCAAAAGAATGCAATGTCTTGCTCTACATTCCACTATCTACTGAAGTAAATATTACGCATATTTTGGCAAAATTAAAACAGGATAAAAAATATCAGGTATTTGTCCCAAAACTTGAAAAAACAAGCTTTAACATGGTAAAATATCGTTTTCCTTTGGTAAAAACCCATTGGCGACTTTATGAACCAAAAACTTGCAAGATTTATAAAAATATATTAATAGACATTGCTATTGTGCCAGTGCTTGGCGTTGATAAAAATATGAAAAGAATAGGATTTGGAAAAGGTATGTATGATAGATTTTATGAAACTTTAAAGGTGCGACCTTATAGTATTTTTGTGAGTAGATTGCGGCATATTTCTAGTAAGTCATTGTGTGAATGGCATGATATACAAGCAGATATATATGTGAGTGCGTATAAATGA
- a CDS encoding ribonuclease H family protein, protein MKSVILYTDGSSLGNPGASGYCALLEYKAPNGRVFHTQVSGGEAYSTNGRMELKAVVEGLKMLTEPCRVVIVSDSKYVCDSIEQYLPNWQKKGFKDVKHTDLWGEYIHVGAKHTITTQWVKAHNGHPQNEHCDKVARENANLYAE, encoded by the coding sequence ATGAAATCAGTTATTCTTTACACAGATGGTTCAAGTTTAGGGAATCCGGGGGCTAGTGGGTATTGTGCCCTGCTTGAGTATAAAGCCCCAAATGGTAGAGTTTTTCACACGCAAGTAAGTGGTGGTGAGGCATATAGCACAAATGGACGCATGGAGCTTAAGGCGGTTGTAGAGGGATTAAAAATGCTTACTGAACCTTGCCGTGTAGTCATTGTAAGCGACTCCAAGTATGTATGTGATTCTATCGAGCAGTATCTTCCAAATTGGCAAAAAAAAGGTTTTAAAGATGTAAAACACACGGATTTATGGGGAGAATATATACATGTAGGAGCAAAGCACACTATAACAACACAATGGGTTAAGGCACATAATGGACATCCACAAAATGAACACTGCGATAAAGTCGCAAGAGAAAATGCAAATCTCTATGCAGAGTAG
- the ruvB gene encoding Holliday junction branch migration DNA helicase RuvB, with protein sequence MEKISLLNNEQTERIIAGDKKTIDSQNENTLRPISWENYIGQDKIKKNLQVFIEASKKRNECLDHILFFGPPGLGKTTISHIIAHEMGANIKVSAAPMIEKAGDLAAIMTNLSHGDILFIDEIHRLSPAIEEILYPAMEDFRLDIIIGQGAAAQTIKIDLAPFTLIGATTRAGMLSNPLRDRFGISAKLEFYNEDELALIITKASLKLNTKINEMSAKEIAKRSRGTPRIALRLLKRVRDFAEVQDKNMIDEVIAKHALNELGVNELGFDEMDLGYLKILSQANGRPIGLNTIAAAMSEDEGTIEDVIEPYLLANGYIERTAKGRIATPKTYTLFPHYAKNDGLSLF encoded by the coding sequence ATGGAGAAAATTTCACTATTAAATAACGAACAAACAGAACGCATAATCGCTGGTGATAAGAAGACAATAGATTCTCAAAATGAAAATACCCTGCGACCTATATCATGGGAAAACTATATAGGACAGGACAAGATTAAGAAAAATTTGCAGGTATTTATTGAAGCAAGTAAGAAGCGTAATGAATGTTTAGACCATATTCTATTCTTTGGACCGCCAGGGCTTGGCAAAACTACGATTAGCCACATTATCGCACATGAAATGGGGGCAAATATTAAAGTCAGTGCAGCCCCCATGATAGAAAAAGCGGGGGATTTAGCAGCGATTATGACAAATCTTAGTCATGGCGATATTTTATTTATCGATGAGATTCACAGGCTAAGCCCTGCTATTGAAGAGATTTTATATCCAGCTATGGAAGATTTTCGCCTTGATATTATCATAGGGCAAGGGGCAGCCGCTCAAACTATAAAGATTGATTTAGCCCCATTTACTTTAATCGGTGCGACAACAAGGGCTGGTATGCTATCAAACCCCTTGCGAGATAGGTTTGGAATCAGTGCGAAACTAGAATTTTACAATGAAGATGAGTTAGCCTTAATCATCACAAAAGCAAGCCTTAAACTAAACACAAAGATTAATGAAATGAGTGCAAAAGAGATTGCAAAACGATCGCGTGGCACACCGCGTATTGCCCTGCGACTACTAAAAAGGGTAAGGGACTTTGCTGAAGTGCAGGATAAAAATATGATTGATGAAGTCATCGCAAAACACGCATTAAATGAGCTAGGCGTAAATGAGCTAGGCTTTGATGAGATGGATTTGGGCTATTTGAAGATTCTATCACAGGCAAATGGCAGACCTATTGGCTTAAATACAATTGCAGCAGCAATGAGTGAAGATGAGGGGACAATAGAAGATGTGATTGAGCCATATTTACTTGCAAATGGCTATATTGAACGCACCGCAAAAGGCAGAATCGCCACGCCTAAAACCTATACACTTTTTCCACATTATGCCAAAAACGATGGTTTAAGTTTATTTTAA
- a CDS encoding histidinol-phosphatase, with translation MRVDLHNHTTYCNHANGSMESYMQKASSLGIDIFGFSCHAPMRFDEKYRMSFADLPNYLAQIPKTYESMEVLCALEVDYILGREDLLDKAVLDSDVDYLIGSVHFLDDWGFDNPEFIGKWQKMGVFATWDKYLSSLQGMAKTGYFQIAGHFDLPKLFGDVMPQNLYAKMKETLHIMKDMDMVLEINAAGLRKDIKEQYPSREILKKAKEIGLDITMGSDAHDTCQVGFGYEECLKILKDIGFNKLAIFRKKQKFLVDLD, from the coding sequence ATGCGAGTTGATTTACATAATCACACCACTTACTGCAATCATGCAAATGGCAGTATGGAATCTTATATGCAAAAAGCAAGTAGCCTTGGTATAGATATTTTTGGATTTTCATGCCATGCCCCGATGAGATTTGATGAGAAATATCGCATGAGTTTTGCGGATTTACCAAACTATCTTGCACAGATTCCAAAAACTTATGAATCTATGGAAGTTTTGTGCGCGTTAGAAGTGGATTATATACTTGGTAGGGAAGATTTACTAGATAAAGCTGTGCTAGATTCTGATGTGGATTATTTGATAGGTTCGGTGCATTTCTTAGATGATTGGGGCTTTGATAATCCGGAATTTATAGGTAAATGGCAAAAAATGGGCGTATTTGCCACTTGGGATAAATATCTCTCATCTTTGCAAGGCATGGCAAAAACGGGATATTTTCAAATAGCAGGACATTTTGATTTACCAAAGCTATTTGGTGATGTTATGCCGCAGAATCTCTATGCAAAAATGAAAGAAACACTACATATTATGAAAGATATGGATATGGTGCTAGAGATAAATGCAGCAGGTTTGAGAAAAGATATAAAAGAGCAATATCCCTCAAGAGAGATTCTAAAAAAAGCAAAGGAAATAGGACTTGATATAACGATGGGAAGCGATGCACACGATACTTGTCAAGTAGGCTTTGGTTATGAAGAATGTTTAAAGATTTTAAAAGATATTGGCTTTAACAAACTTGCAATTTTTCGTAAAAAACAGAAGTTTTTGGTTGATTTAGATTAA
- a CDS encoding GtrA family protein gives MRQYVKKYIDKSTIIYGVVGIINTIVGYGIMFGLTFMGVVPEIANALGYGIAFIVSYLLNKRFTFQSKHTHRRDFTRFVIASCFAYMTNLLTLIICYRILSWNEYIALIIASIVYVIVGYLLHKFWTFR, from the coding sequence TTGAGACAATATGTAAAAAAATATATCGATAAAAGCACGATTATTTATGGTGTAGTGGGGATTATTAATACCATTGTTGGCTATGGTATTATGTTTGGCTTAACCTTTATGGGTGTTGTGCCAGAGATTGCAAATGCACTAGGCTATGGAATCGCCTTTATAGTCTCATATTTGCTTAATAAGCGATTTACTTTTCAATCAAAGCATACGCATAGAAGAGATTTTACACGCTTTGTGATAGCAAGTTGCTTTGCTTATATGACGAATTTATTGACACTTATTATATGTTATAGAATCTTATCTTGGAATGAATATATAGCACTCATAATTGCAAGTATAGTGTATGTCATTGTTGGTTATTTGTTGCATAAATTTTGGACTTTTCGCTAA
- a CDS encoding tetratricopeptide repeat protein, which translates to MRAFLITRCIYFFKRFCLVLSVGFMLCYNLYAFDRLTEEEWHYTYNFCMQNNANACDYLIDNGLVGPQECLDKQCEIVGMIYTLAGRHDEALAYFEKLCESGNVASCGNVGDIYYFHLHDYFRARDFYERSCKQKNSASCYGLGIMYGNGEGVRQSFDKEDNFYKQACNGKEPLGCYNLGVMYQQKTDMKNHLSIAKEFYGKACDYGYQSGCDKYREFNEIGIK; encoded by the coding sequence TTGAGAGCATTTCTTATCACACGCTGTATTTATTTTTTTAAAAGGTTTTGTTTAGTCCTTTCTGTTGGCTTTATGCTGTGTTATAATTTGTATGCGTTTGATAGGCTAACTGAAGAAGAGTGGCATTATACATATAATTTTTGTATGCAAAATAATGCGAATGCATGTGATTATCTTATCGATAATGGCTTAGTTGGTCCGCAAGAATGCCTTGATAAACAATGTGAGATTGTAGGCATGATATACACACTTGCAGGCAGACACGATGAAGCACTAGCCTATTTTGAAAAGCTATGTGAGAGTGGGAATGTAGCAAGTTGTGGTAATGTCGGCGATATTTATTATTTCCATTTACATGATTATTTTCGGGCAAGAGACTTTTATGAGCGTTCATGTAAGCAAAAAAATAGCGCAAGTTGCTATGGTTTAGGCATTATGTATGGTAATGGAGAGGGTGTGCGACAAAGCTTTGATAAGGAAGATAACTTTTATAAACAAGCATGTAATGGTAAGGAGCCGCTTGGCTGTTATAATTTGGGCGTAATGTATCAGCAAAAAACAGATATGAAAAATCATCTAAGCATTGCAAAAGAGTTTTATGGCAAGGCATGTGATTATGGCTATCAAAGCGGCTGTGATAAATACAGAGAGTTTAATGAAATAGGAATTAAATAG
- a CDS encoding dynamin family protein: MNLKLVSINLSEWVTTLQKHISDTDLIVPVIGVFSARKRSLLNSFLGKRYLISEGITPETALATELHYNTSEYIEAVRENGSVEKFSVNVTEIPKDRAK, encoded by the coding sequence TTGAACTTAAAGCTAGTTTCTATAAATCTTAGTGAGTGGGTAACTACACTGCAAAAACATATTAGCGATACTGACTTGATAGTGCCAGTTATTGGTGTGTTTAGTGCTAGGAAAAGATCACTTTTAAACTCATTTTTAGGAAAAAGATACCTTATAAGTGAGGGCATAACCCCAGAGACAGCCCTAGCTACAGAGTTGCACTATAATACGAGCGAATACATTGAGGCGGTAAGGGAAAATGGCAGTGTAGAGAAATTTAGCGTAAATGTTACTGAGATTCCAAAGGATAGGGCAAAGTGA
- a CDS encoding NAD(P)H-dependent oxidoreductase, whose product MNKFLESIYFRHSCKLFDENKKIPKEVFDEILEVDRLSPSSFGLEPTRLLVLRSDEAKAALRPLCWNQPQITTASEVVIFKSLQNDLVPPSEYTKQNTFRRKPDLGAYQAFCDCLGGYLKERGLDSGESLYHWSSKQAYIMATYMVAYASFLEIDTCYIEGYEKREVEKLYGLDPFKEQVSLIVCFGYRGKEQQPRYRISLDDLVEYK is encoded by the coding sequence ATGAATAAGTTTTTAGAATCTATATATTTCCGCCATTCGTGCAAACTTTTTGATGAGAATAAAAAGATTCCAAAAGAAGTGTTTGATGAGATTTTAGAAGTGGACAGATTATCGCCAAGTTCCTTTGGGCTAGAGCCTACAAGGCTACTTGTGTTGCGTAGCGATGAGGCAAAAGCGGCTTTGCGTCCATTATGCTGGAATCAGCCTCAAATCACAACAGCAAGTGAAGTTGTAATATTTAAAAGTTTGCAAAATGACTTAGTCCCGCCAAGTGAATACACAAAGCAAAACACCTTTAGGCGTAAGCCAGACTTAGGTGCGTATCAGGCATTTTGTGATTGTTTAGGTGGATATTTAAAAGAGCGGGGTCTAGATTCTGGCGAGTCGCTTTATCATTGGAGTAGCAAACAGGCTTATATTATGGCAACCTATATGGTAGCCTATGCGAGTTTCTTAGAGATTGATACTTGCTATATTGAGGGCTATGAAAAAAGGGAGGTGGAGAAACTCTACGGGCTTGATCCATTTAAAGAGCAAGTAAGCCTTATTGTGTGCTTTGGCTATCGTGGCAAGGAACAACAGCCTAGATATAGAATCTCGCTTGATGACTTGGTGGAATATAAATAA
- the typA gene encoding translational GTPase TypA produces the protein MQNIRNIAVIAHVDHGKTTLVDGLLSQSGTFGEREQVDERVMDSNDLERERGITILSKNTAINYKGTKINIIDTPGHADFGGEVERVLKMVDGVLLLVDAQEGVMPQTKFVVKKALSFGIRPIVVVNKIDKPAAEPDRVVDEVFDLFVSMDATDSQLDFPVIYAAARDGYAIKDLNDPKKNLEPLFEAILEYVPLPSGSSDNPLQMQVFTLDYDNYVGKIGIARVFNGRVKKGENVMLAKSDGEKETGRISKLIGFMGLARTEIESAEAGDIVAIAGFNAVDVGDSIVCPNNPMPLDPMHLEEPTMSVYFAVNDSPLAGLEGKHVTANKIKDRLLKEMQTNIAMRCEEMGEGKFKVSGRGELQITILAENLRREGFEFSISRPEVIVKEENGVKTEPFEHLVIDTPQDFSGAIIEKLGKRKAEMKAMNPMSDGYTRLEFEIPARGLIGYRSEFLTDTKGEGVMNHSFLEFRAFSGGVESRKNGALISMENGEATGFSLFNIQERGVLFVAPQTKVYIGMVIGEHSRDNDLDVNPIKAKHLTNMRASGSDDAIKLVPPRELTLERALEWIEDDEILEVTPQNIRIRKKILEPNMRKRAKAK, from the coding sequence ATGCAAAATATACGAAATATCGCTGTGATAGCACACGTAGATCACGGCAAAACTACACTAGTAGATGGGCTTTTAAGTCAGTCTGGGACATTTGGTGAGAGAGAGCAGGTTGATGAAAGGGTAATGGATTCTAACGATTTGGAGCGAGAAAGAGGCATTACAATCCTTTCAAAAAATACAGCCATAAACTACAAAGGCACAAAGATAAATATCATTGACACGCCCGGACACGCTGATTTTGGCGGGGAAGTGGAGCGAGTGCTAAAAATGGTAGATGGCGTTTTATTGCTTGTAGATGCACAAGAAGGCGTTATGCCTCAAACGAAATTTGTCGTCAAAAAAGCCCTTAGCTTTGGAATCCGCCCCATTGTAGTGGTGAATAAGATTGATAAACCTGCCGCAGAGCCTGATCGCGTGGTAGATGAAGTGTTTGATTTATTTGTATCAATGGACGCCACAGATTCTCAGCTTGACTTTCCCGTGATTTATGCTGCTGCGCGCGATGGCTATGCGATTAAGGATTTAAATGATCCTAAAAAGAATCTTGAGCCATTGTTTGAAGCGATTTTAGAGTATGTGCCGCTGCCTAGCGGAAGTAGTGATAATCCGCTGCAAATGCAAGTTTTCACACTTGATTATGATAACTATGTAGGCAAAATTGGCATTGCGCGGGTGTTTAATGGACGCGTGAAAAAGGGTGAGAATGTAATGCTTGCAAAAAGCGATGGCGAGAAAGAGACAGGGCGTATCAGCAAACTCATCGGCTTTATGGGACTAGCAAGGACAGAGATAGAATCTGCTGAAGCGGGGGATATTGTAGCTATTGCTGGATTTAACGCCGTTGATGTGGGAGATTCTATTGTATGTCCTAATAATCCTATGCCACTTGATCCTATGCACTTAGAAGAGCCTACAATGAGCGTGTATTTTGCGGTAAATGATAGTCCTTTGGCGGGATTAGAGGGCAAGCACGTAACGGCAAATAAAATCAAAGATAGACTATTAAAAGAAATGCAAACAAACATTGCTATGCGATGTGAAGAGATGGGCGAAGGGAAATTTAAGGTAAGCGGTAGAGGGGAGTTGCAAATTACCATTTTAGCGGAGAATCTAAGGCGTGAAGGCTTTGAGTTTAGTATCTCACGACCTGAAGTGATTGTCAAAGAAGAAAATGGCGTGAAAACTGAGCCTTTTGAGCATTTAGTCATTGACACACCACAGGATTTTAGCGGGGCGATTATTGAAAAGCTTGGCAAGAGAAAGGCGGAAATGAAAGCTATGAATCCTATGAGTGATGGCTACACAAGGCTAGAGTTTGAGATTCCAGCAAGGGGGCTTATAGGCTATCGCAGTGAATTTTTGACAGATACAAAGGGTGAAGGTGTAATGAATCATAGCTTTTTGGAGTTTAGGGCATTTAGCGGTGGGGTGGAATCGCGTAAAAATGGTGCGTTAATCTCTATGGAAAATGGCGAGGCGACTGGATTCTCACTCTTTAATATACAAGAGCGGGGTGTGCTATTTGTAGCCCCACAAACCAAAGTGTATATCGGTATGGTAATAGGTGAGCATAGTCGCGATAATGATTTAGATGTTAATCCCATTAAGGCAAAGCATTTGACAAATATGCGTGCAAGTGGGAGTGATGATGCCATTAAGCTTGTGCCACCGCGAGAACTGACTTTGGAGCGAGCATTAGAGTGGATAGAAGATGATGAGATTTTAGAGGTAACACCGCAAAATATTAGGATTAGAAAAAAGATTCTAGAGCCAAATATGCGTAAAAGAGCGAAGGCAAAGTAG